The Hippoglossus hippoglossus isolate fHipHip1 chromosome 21, fHipHip1.pri, whole genome shotgun sequence genomic sequence ACAATGATGGTCTGTCGCACAGGGGATGGATTTGTTTTTGGGCTTTTCATGGGATCTGTTCAAAGTAAGAAAAACTCCCAATATAACCAGTctcatcctttaaaaaaaatgctataTTTTCTTCTATCAGTGACAGACCTCTGGAAGAGCAGTGCCTCCTTGTTGGTGATGAGGTGTTTCAGGTAGCCTCCTTTGGCGTGGTTGACTCTGGTGTCGCAGCTGAGTATCTTCGGCTTATAGCAGTACCATGGCTCTCCAGTGTAAAGGTCTGTGTAGTTGCAGAGAGGCTGCTGATCAGGAGGCAGGCACATGTTACACGCAGTGGTTTCAGACAGGAAGCCCAAGCGGAACAGGCTCTTAAAAAACACGCGGTCAGGGCGCTCTTCCCTCAGCCGCTGCAACACAGAGACCGCCTCGCTGGAGTGCACCAGCGTGACCTCGACCTGTGCAGATCCCACCCAGAGGAGCGGGAACAGAGCCGAGTAGAATCCATTCCTGTGGTCCAGCACTTTACCTGCCACACCTGCTCCGAGCTCCGGAGAGTGCAGTCTGGCCAAAATGAAATCGCCGCCATAGCGCTTGGGACGACCATGGAAGTCGTGCATCTGGACAAGGACCTCCAGTTGGTCGCCCACGTGCCATTCCCTGCCTCCTTTAGTGGGGAGGATGGCGAACAGGCTGTGCAAAGGGTCGCTCGTCAGGCGCAAGGCCATCGGTGCGGAGCGAGTCGGGGGCCCGGGCCAGGCGATGGAGTCCAGCAGGTAGCGCTCTTCCAGCTCATCTTCGGGGGAGGGTTTCTGGCCCAGGTGAGCACAAAAGGTGCGGTTGTGATAGAAATTGGGGAGACTGACGGGGAGGAAGGACGACTGGATCCTGCTCTGCAGCTGGTAGAGCGCTGAAATCGTGTGGCAGTTCCAGTTCTGGAGAGGACGAGAAGAGTGGTGACTTGTAGaagcatgaaaaataaaagttaagaGATGCTGGAGAAGATGACACAATCAACCTGTGACTGGCAgattaaaatgcattaaatacAGATGCACAACACAGTATGAGTGTAAATGAATGTAATACAGATTTGAGCAAACCGACAAAAGCCTTGTCAAgcttttttcagacatgaacgttctttcacatttgaagaatgCAGCAGAAGAATGTCCGGGTCATAACGTTCAccacaacaggaacatttctggaggGTCAGGCGCCTGGGTAGAgcaagcaggaggcaggacactccgctcaatgtttttgtttacagcacatcaaccccAGTGTTAGCGTCAAAAGCTCTGGGATCCTGTTGTCTttctaagttgacatcttctGCGGCATCCTCTACGTGCATcgctcctttttttcctcctgatatatttgtattttcacagttttgcGTCCGTCACATGTTAGACACGTCACCGATCGCCCCAATCGCTTGCTGTCAATTTTCCGGACactttcctgctgcattctaacgtgggctcattcggacattttctggagattTTACTCGGCTGGCGTGAAAATTTAAGGGAAATGTTTTGAGAAATTTACTTGGagatttgctttctcacatacagcccctccggaaaatgtcaggaaaatgtctggagttcagtgaaATAGAAAGATAGAAGTACATTTGGAGATGGATCCTGTTACTTCTTATGCTACCCGATAAATTGAACCAACAGCTAGTACCAAACACTGATCCATCCTCCTTCCTCACCTCCACAGTGTGGATGTTGCGGAGCAGCAAGAGGAGTCCAAAcagagcgaggaagaggaagatgaaggcgTATTTGGACAGATTCCGGCACATGGTGACCTGCCTCTGTCTCCCAGAATCAGGCCCcgcttctctctctgctgtcaccACAGCGATGATGGCATCACTCCGTCCTCAGCGCCCGATGCTGATGAACGCtatcagacagaaaaacagaaaaatctgcTTCTGCTCTTGAAAGCTAAAAATAGATGTGTATGGATCATGTGATCATGAGACTGAAGACAAAGGCCATTTATTGTTTTAGATTTGTCAAAGATGTTGTTGTGTCTG encodes the following:
- the nxpe3 gene encoding NXPE family member 3; protein product: MCRNLSKYAFIFLFLALFGLLLLLRNIHTVENWNCHTISALYQLQSRIQSSFLPVSLPNFYHNRTFCAHLGQKPSPEDELEERYLLDSIAWPGPPTRSAPMALRLTSDPLHSLFAILPTKGGREWHVGDQLEVLVQMHDFHGRPKRYGGDFILARLHSPELGAGVAGKVLDHRNGFYSALFPLLWVGSAQVEVTLVHSSEAVSVLQRLREERPDRVFFKSLFRLGFLSETTACNMCLPPDQQPLCNYTDLYTGEPWYCYKPKILSCDTRVNHAKGGYLKHLITNKEALLFQSGVNIKVHIHPSGPDRVTVLPPRKDKVEAESSSAKPDAIMLAPSGYYYKESWRPLGGDTMRQFNESSAIIQCLKNRMIHLYGDSTVRQWFEYLIAFVPGLKEFNLNSPKNVGPFMAVDNAHNILLKYRCHGPPIRFSTVMSSELRYISNELDGLSGGPNTIVVLSIWAHFSTFPVEVYIRRLRHIRLALVRLLDRAPGTLVVIRSANLQALDQEVSLYNSDWYSMQLDKVLRAMFKGMSVLLVDAWQMTVAHHLPHALHPPPAIVKNMIDMLLSYVCPEKKKS